In Shewanella sp. GD04112, the sequence TCGGCGCTGGCGGCGGCATTTTGGTCGCTGGTGTTAAGCACCTTAGTGTTGGCGCTGTATCCGAGTTTGACGGGCTCTTATTGGGCATTAATGCCGATTGTATTCTTTGTGGGTTCGGGGATTGGTCTGGCAACCATAGTACAGGCGCGATTAATGGATGTGGCCCCCGATGGGCAGGCCATGACAGGCGCCTTAGTACAATGTGCCTTTAACCTTGCCAATGCGATTGGCCCATGGGTTGGCAGCTTAGTGATCTTATCAGGCCAAGGCATCGCCGCGACTGGCTATGCGGCAGCGCTGTTATCCCTCGGTGGTTTAGTTATGTGGTGGTTAACCCATAGGGAGAGCCGCCGAAGCAGTGCGCTGTGCACCGCTAATTGCATCGACTAAGGGATTGATTCAAAAAAATGGGCGGCCAAGGCAACTTGATGTCTTGGCCGCCCATGTGTTTATCGTTAACTCGCCGTCTTAATTCGTTAACCCCGTTGAATGGTGATATCGGCGATATAACCATGTTCAGTGGCGAGCAGTGCTTGTTTTAGCATGCTTGCGGCCTCATCGGCGGACATAAAGCTTGAGGTATCTAGACTCTTACCACTACTCGGCCAAAAGCCGGTATCCATACCGCCGGGATAAACCGCAATCAACTTCATCTGACTCTGTTTGAGCTCCAAACGTACCGATTCGATAAAGCCCCTTACCGCCCATTTGGCGGCGCAGTAGGTCGATTCACCCGCTTTGGCGGCGAGGGCTGCAGTGGACATCACGATCACAACCTTAACAGCTTGCTGTTTATAGCGTTTCACCAATTCACGTACCAGCAGAATCGTTGAAGTGACATTGTTATTCAGCAGCGCCTGGATCTCACTCGCGCCTTGGGTTTCCAGTGCGCCAAAGTAACCACTGCCAGCGCAGTGGATAACCGTGTTGGGGGTATCGGTGAGGCCATCGAATAGCGCTTCGACACTCGCTTCGTCGGCTAAATCGGCACTGATGGCGCTGATGCTTTGGGTCGAAAATGGGCTGAGGGCATTGGCCACGGTATGCAGGCGATTGGCATCGCGCCCCGTCAGTGTAAGTGCTTGGTTATCCTTGGCATACAGGGCGGCTAATGCCGCGCCTAAGCCACTGCTTGCGCCAGTAATCAGTATCATCTTTACCTCTTGGTGTTCTCTGGACGTTTAGGCTTAGATCAGGGTGAACAGCGGCTGGTCGAAGGCGAGATCGTCCCCATCTTTCACCCAAATAGCGCCGATTATGCCGTCACGCTCGGCCTCGATAGGATTTTGCATCCGCATGGCTTCGATAATGCAAAGCGTGTCGCCGCGCGCCACCCTTTGACCTATGCGCACCAAGGGCGCTTCGGTTTGGCCTTGTGAGGCATGGAAGGTGCCGACCATGGGCGATAGCTGCACAAAACCTTCAATCACAGGCAGGGCGTCACGGGCTTTGGCTGGCTTTGGCGTCAGTGCTGAAGAGGGCGCAAGATGATGCGCGCCTTCAGGTGCGCTTGCGGTGTGCGGGCCGTAGCGAGTGATACGAATGGACTCTTCCCCTTCGGTAATCGCCAGTTCTGCAATCCCAGATTCCTGCACTAATTCAATCAGTTTTTTGATCTTTCGAAGGTCAACCGCCATGGCTTGTGGCTCCCTGTACTCACGCTAATCGCGTTTATGCCTTCAATCTCTTAATCGCCGCCGCGAGGGCAAACTCATAGCCTTGGGCGCCGAAACCACAAATCACTCCAATGGCCTTATCGGACAAATAGGAGTGGTGGCGGAAGGGCTCGCGGGCGTGGACATTGGATAAATGCACTTCAAAGAAGGGAATATCTACCCCAAGCAGTGCGTCACGCAGGGCCACACTGGTGTGGGTAAAGGCTGCGGGGTTGATAATGATCATCTGCGCATCGGTAGCATGGATAGCGTTGATCAGCTCAAATTCGGCATTCGATTGAATATGTTCAAGTTCAACACCTGCTGCTTGAGCTTGTTCACTCAAAATAGCAACGATATCGGCTAAGGTTTGATGACCGTAAACACTGGGCTCACGGCGGCCAAGGAGGTTTAAATTGGGGCCATTGATGAGCAGAACTTTATGATTCATTACGCTTTCCTTTTACGACATGCCTTAAGGGGTTGAATGCCATTAACTTAACCTGTTCGGGCGGATTTTGCATTATGAATGTCACAGCGCTGTCGGCCGGGTTAATCAAACTTAATCTGTCGCATGGCTTTAGTGGCGCTGCGTTGTTTTTTCGCATCTAAGCGTTTGGTTTGGCTGCTTTTGGTCGCACGGGTTGGAATGCGTTTTTTGGGCACTTCGGCCACGCTGGCAACCAGGGCGATAAATTGCTCCAATGCGGTTTGCCGATTCGCCTCTTGGCTGCGACTCGCCTGACATTTGATAATGATTTTGCCACTGGCGGTAATCCGATGATCGGCTTTTTGCAGCAGGCGCTGCTGATAAAACTCGGGTAATGACGAGTTTTTAATATCAAAAATCAATTGGGCGGCGGTGGAGACTTTATTGACATTTTGCCCGCCAGCGCCGCTTGAGCGGATAAATTGCCACTCGATTTCATTTTCCGGAAGTTCCACACGGTTTGAGATTTTTATCATGGCAGACTTAGGGTTTTGTCCAATTGCTTTGAGAAGCCAGCAATAACTGCTTATGGCTTTTCAATAGATTTGTTATCATCGGCGCATTCTTGCTGGGCAGGCGTGTTTGCCCGTTTGCAAAATAGTGTTCTCGTTTCGGAGTGCCTTTATGTTATGCCAAATCCCCGATATTGCTAAGGGTGTTATCAGTCTTTTCGCCAGTGGTCGACTCTCTTCAACCGATTATCGTACCCGTTTACAGCCGGCCATTAAGAGTTACCGCAAGGATTGGGGACAAGTTTGCCTGTATATCGAGGCGGACGTCTTACTCGAAGGCTGGGAATTTGAGTCGCTAACGGGCAGCGGCGAAGTCCAACTCCCTAATTTTGAAGCCCTAGTATTTGTTGGTGGCCCGGATTGGGTGGGTAACGCCGTGCGTTTACTCGGTCCCTTTATGCAGGGCGAAGTGGCTTGGTTCCCTTTAGAACAAAAAGCCAAAGCCATCGACTGGATTGCGAAACGTTCAACTTTTTAACGGCCCATGGTGGGTATTACTTATAAGGAATTAACTATGTCTTTGTTGAAAACTATGACTGCCAAACCGACCGCTAAATTAGGCGCTATCGCCATAGTGTTGGCCTTTACCGCAGGCTTGAGTGCCTGTGCGCCAGAGGTAGGTAGTGATGCTTGGTGTAAGCAAATGAAGGATAAACCTTCAGGTGATTGGACAGCGAACGAAGCTGCCGATTACGCTAAACACTGCGTGTTTAAGTAAGCTTTTCAAGCGAATAGTGTCACAGCTTGGCTGATTTTTAGTTGCAAGCTGTGAACTTATGCTTAAAATCCCTGTCTGAAGTTTGCACAAGCTATTGCTTAACAACCTACTGAATTGTCCAAAGGTGATATTTGATTTCGACCGCCAAGCCATTCTTTAGCCGAATGGTGACCCTACTGATAGCCATTATCGTGCTGCAATTTGCGGGCGCGAATTTGGGTGCGCATCAGTTACATGCGGGTAATGGCGCCGAAGAAGCCGAAAATCATCCCCATCTCCAATTTAGTGCTCCCGTGACCACCTTAGCCCAATGTGTGGATTGTGTGTGTCCCAATGAGCAGACTCCCGGATTCAGTGCCGAGCAGTTTGGCGAAGCCGCATTCAAGGCGGGCGTATCGACTGCCAGTGCTAGTGGTCATTCACATTTAGTGCAAACCACTGAAATTCAAAATTTTGATCTTTGCCTCGATTGCCAATGTCATGGCGGTCATGTGGCGCTGCTATCCCATTCCGACAACCAAACGTCTATCGCGTTTGAAACGGCTTATGTGCCAACGGATTTAGCCTATTTCCCACCCGATCAATTACCTAAGTACCGCCCTCCCATCGCTTAACCTTCAATATCTGCTTATCGCTTCGTTATTGTGCGCCGCCATAAGCCCTTAATTTATCCCCACAGCATCGATAACTGGTCTAAACGGCTATGGCTCGCGCTAGCGCTTTGAGCTTATTCGACATTTTACGCTTTTGGGGAGCTTTCGATTGGTATTCACACGTCTCTTGCGTGGGGCCAGTCCTATTTAGATATTGTTAGGAATTGCGATGAAGAAAACCATTATCGCCCAGACCTTGTTTGGCCTGTTTAGCACACTCGTGCTCGTTGGCGGACAGGTTCACTCTGCTGTTGCAGCAACCTCAGGCCTTGAAGTGAACGAGCTAAATGCCGAAGGCACTTTATTAGCGCAAGGTGAGCTATTAACCGAAGAAACTCAAGCTTCCCTCAAGCAGTGGATGCCAGAGTTACTCAAGCAAATTAATCAGTTACCCGAAGTGCAGGCACAAATTGCTCGGCAGCAACAGGCAGAGCTCGCCATTGCGGCAGCGGATCGCGCCATCTATAACCCTGAGCTTGGACTCAATTATCAAAACGCCGACACAGATACCTACAGCCTAGGGCTGAGTCAAACCCTAGATTGGGGCGATAAGCGCGGCGTCGCGACTCGCCTTGCCCAGCTCGAGGCGCAAATCCTGTTAGCGGATATACAGCTAGAGCGCAGTCAGATGTTAGCCGATCGGCTATTGGCGCTGGCCGAACAGGCGCAAAGCAATAAGGCGCTGACCTTTGCCGAGCAACAATTAAGGTTTACGCAGGCACAGCTCAATATTGCCGAGCAGCGCTTTGCGGCGGGGGATTTATCCGATGTTGAGTTGCAACTGCTAAAGCTCGAATTGGCGAGTAACACCGCCGACTATGCGCTGGCCGAGCAAGCGGCGTTAGTGGCCGATGGCAAAGTCATCGAATTACTCGGAGTCGATAAGCTGGGATTTAGGGAGTTTATCCCCGAGATTGGTCAATGGGTGACGCAAATGACCCCGAAAGTGGATTTACCCGCATTGACCAGTGCCCATCAACAGGTGCTGCTGGCCAAGGCCAATGCCATGAAGGTTAAGGCGGACACGGCGGCCGATCCCACCATCAACCTCGGTGTTGAAAAGGAAGGCGATGACAACAAGTTTGGCGTCGGCGTGGCCATCCCTTTGCAGGTGCGGAATAACTACAGTGAGTTACAGGCGGTTGCCGACAAGGGTATCGCAATCGCGGAGCAGAACTACTTAGCCCGTGAGCGAGTACTTACGGCCAAACAGGCACAATTTACCAATGCTTTACCCCGTTTACTGGCGCGCTACCAAGATTGGCGCGAGCGAGTCGCAGCCTCGGGGAGTAAAGCCGCTAAATCCTTAAGTGAGCAGTGGCGTTCGGGTGATGTGAGTACCAGCGAGTATTTGCAGAGTCGGCGCCAGCTCGCGGCCAGTTATTTGGTCGGTTTAAACCTCGAAACGGCAATTTATCAGAGTTGGTTAACTTGGATGGGGGACAGCGGTCAGCTGCTGCCCATGATTGACACCTTAGCCGACACATCCGTCGGCAAATCAAGGTCCACTTCTTCCACACACGTCGTGCCAGCAAAGTAATCGTGAGGTAATACTATGAATTCATTTACTCAAAAATCGTCTTTCCAAACTTTGGGCACAGTGTCTGCTGCGGGCTTAAGGTCATTATTTACTCCTTCCCGTTTAGTATTGGCCTTAATGCTGACCTCCTTAACCCTGACGGCGCCAACTTTCGCGGGTGAAGGCCATGATCACGGCGCTGAAAAGGTCACCAATAAGGCAGAAAAAAGCGCTTCAGCGACTGAAGATGACCATGGTGAGCAGGCACTTACTTTTACGCCTGCGCAGTTGGAACTTGCAGGCGTGCGCCTGTTGCCCTTGAGCAGCGATAGCTTAAGTTTTAGCAATCTCAACCTCGATACTATGGCGACCGCCACTCTAGTGGTTGACCGTGATAGAACCGCGACCTTAGCGCCGCAGCTGGATGTGCGGGTGCAGGCGCGCCATGTGGTGCCTGGCCAAGAGGTGAAAAAAGGTGAGCCCTTACTGACCTTAGGCGGCGCTGAAGTCGCCAAGGCGCAGGCGGAATATATCAATGCCGCTGCCGAGTGGAGCCGAGTGCGTCGTATGAGTGAGGGCGCGGTTAGCGTGAGCCGCAGAATGCAGGCGCAGGTCGATGCCGAACTGAAACGAGCGATTTTAGAGGCGATCAAAATGACGGCGGAGCAAATTCGCACCTTAGAGTCGACCCCAGAAGCTATCGGCAGCTATCAACTGTTGGCACCTATCGATGGCCGTGTGCAGCAGGATATCGCCATGCTAGGCCAAGTGTTCACCGCTGGCACACCATTAATGCAGTTGACCGATGAGTCGCACCTTTGGGTGGAAGCGCAATTAACCCCAGCGCAGGCGGCCAATGTGAATGTCGGCGGCCCGGCGTTGGTGCAAGTGGGGGATAAAACGCTGGCGGGCAAGATTATCGGCCGCTCCCATGAGCTGGATAGCGTGACTCGTACCGAGCAGATTTTAGTCAGCATGCCAAACCCAGAGCATGTGTTGCACGCGGGGCAATTTGCCGAGCTGTATTTTGCCGATGCGCCTAAGGGAAGCGACTTATCATCAGGCTTCTCTGCTGGAATCGTCTTGCCCGATGCGGCGCTAACCCGCAGTAGGGATGGTGATTGGCAGATCTTTATTCAAGACGAAGATGGTTTCGAAGCCATTGAGGTCGAGCTAGTGCAGCGTCAGCGCGGCTTAAGCCTAGTGCGCGGCGACAAGTTGGATAAGGCACGGCAGGCACAACTAAAAGTGGTGGTGGGAGGCGCATTTTTCTTGGCGTCGGAGCAAGCCAAAGCTGGCTTTGATATTCATGCCCACTAATGCCGATGAGTCGAACCTTCTCAAGCCCTCTTTTTACGCCTTTTTAAAGGCTTAGGGCGAATGCGCGAGGAATTTTTATGTTGCAAAAAGCAATCGAAGCCGCGATTAAAAATCGGCTATTAGTAGTGCTGGCACTGCTTGCTGTGGTGGCCGCCGGTGTGGCCATGTTGCCCAAACTGAATCTGGATGCCTTTCCCGATGTCACCAACGTACAGGTGACCATCAATACCGCGGCCGAGGGCTTGGCCGCCGAAGAGGTGGAAAAGCTCATCAGTTATCCGGTCGAATCGGCCATGTATGCCTTGCCGGCGGTGACTGAGGTGCGCTCACTTTCGCGTACTGGCTTGTCCATCGTGACCGTGGTATTTGCCGAGGGCACGGATATTTACTTTGCCCGTCAGCAAGTGTTTGAGCAGTTACAGGCGGCGCGGGAGATGATCCCAAGCGGAGTCGGCGTGCCAGAAATTGGCCCTAATACTTCAGGTTTAGGGCAGATTTATCAGTACATTCTGCGGGCTGACCCTAGCTCGGGTATTAATGCCGCCGAGCTGCGAAGCCTTAACGATTACCTCGTCAAACTGATCATGA encodes:
- a CDS encoding SDR family NAD(P)-dependent oxidoreductase is translated as MILITGASSGLGAALAALYAKDNQALTLTGRDANRLHTVANALSPFSTQSISAISADLADEASVEALFDGLTDTPNTVIHCAGSGYFGALETQGASEIQALLNNNVTSTILLVRELVKRYKQQAVKVVIVMSTAALAAKAGESTYCAAKWAVRGFIESVRLELKQSQMKLIAVYPGGMDTGFWPSSGKSLDTSSFMSADEAASMLKQALLATEHGYIADITIQRG
- a CDS encoding STAS/SEC14 domain-containing protein, which codes for MLCQIPDIAKGVISLFASGRLSSTDYRTRLQPAIKSYRKDWGQVCLYIEADVLLEGWEFESLTGSGEVQLPNFEALVFVGGPDWVGNAVRLLGPFMQGEVAWFPLEQKAKAIDWIAKRSTF
- a CDS encoding efflux RND transporter periplasmic adaptor subunit is translated as MNSFTQKSSFQTLGTVSAAGLRSLFTPSRLVLALMLTSLTLTAPTFAGEGHDHGAEKVTNKAEKSASATEDDHGEQALTFTPAQLELAGVRLLPLSSDSLSFSNLNLDTMATATLVVDRDRTATLAPQLDVRVQARHVVPGQEVKKGEPLLTLGGAEVAKAQAEYINAAAEWSRVRRMSEGAVSVSRRMQAQVDAELKRAILEAIKMTAEQIRTLESTPEAIGSYQLLAPIDGRVQQDIAMLGQVFTAGTPLMQLTDESHLWVEAQLTPAQAANVNVGGPALVQVGDKTLAGKIIGRSHELDSVTRTEQILVSMPNPEHVLHAGQFAELYFADAPKGSDLSSGFSAGIVLPDAALTRSRDGDWQIFIQDEDGFEAIEVELVQRQRGLSLVRGDKLDKARQAQLKVVVGGAFFLASEQAKAGFDIHAH
- the arfB gene encoding alternative ribosome rescue aminoacyl-tRNA hydrolase ArfB, with translation MIKISNRVELPENEIEWQFIRSSGAGGQNVNKVSTAAQLIFDIKNSSLPEFYQQRLLQKADHRITASGKIIIKCQASRSQEANRQTALEQFIALVASVAEVPKKRIPTRATKSSQTKRLDAKKQRSATKAMRQIKFD
- a CDS encoding DUF3012 domain-containing protein — protein: MSLLKTMTAKPTAKLGAIAIVLAFTAGLSACAPEVGSDAWCKQMKDKPSGDWTANEAADYAKHCVFK
- a CDS encoding TolC family protein, which gives rise to MKKTIIAQTLFGLFSTLVLVGGQVHSAVAATSGLEVNELNAEGTLLAQGELLTEETQASLKQWMPELLKQINQLPEVQAQIARQQQAELAIAAADRAIYNPELGLNYQNADTDTYSLGLSQTLDWGDKRGVATRLAQLEAQILLADIQLERSQMLADRLLALAEQAQSNKALTFAEQQLRFTQAQLNIAEQRFAAGDLSDVELQLLKLELASNTADYALAEQAALVADGKVIELLGVDKLGFREFIPEIGQWVTQMTPKVDLPALTSAHQQVLLAKANAMKVKADTAADPTINLGVEKEGDDNKFGVGVAIPLQVRNNYSELQAVADKGIAIAEQNYLARERVLTAKQAQFTNALPRLLARYQDWRERVAASGSKAAKSLSEQWRSGDVSTSEYLQSRRQLAASYLVGLNLETAIYQSWLTWMGDSGQLLPMIDTLADTSVGKSRSTSSTHVVPAK
- the aroQ gene encoding type II 3-dehydroquinate dehydratase; translation: MNHKVLLINGPNLNLLGRREPSVYGHQTLADIVAILSEQAQAAGVELEHIQSNAEFELINAIHATDAQMIIINPAAFTHTSVALRDALLGVDIPFFEVHLSNVHAREPFRHHSYLSDKAIGVICGFGAQGYEFALAAAIKRLKA
- the accB gene encoding acetyl-CoA carboxylase biotin carboxyl carrier protein gives rise to the protein MAVDLRKIKKLIELVQESGIAELAITEGEESIRITRYGPHTASAPEGAHHLAPSSALTPKPAKARDALPVIEGFVQLSPMVGTFHASQGQTEAPLVRIGQRVARGDTLCIIEAMRMQNPIEAERDGIIGAIWVKDGDDLAFDQPLFTLI